In Holophagales bacterium, one DNA window encodes the following:
- a CDS encoding STAS domain-containing protein — MIVEKRRVGDFTLLSVEGVIKLGESAHFFAQTLERVLGEGSGHVLVDLAKINYIDSTGIGELVGYLGRFRDLDRKLILINPSERIRRLLHVAQLDSLFPTYDSLEAALAAEP, encoded by the coding sequence ATGATCGTCGAGAAACGACGCGTCGGCGACTTCACCCTGCTCTCGGTCGAGGGCGTGATCAAGCTCGGTGAGAGCGCACATTTCTTCGCCCAGACGCTCGAGCGGGTGCTCGGCGAGGGGAGCGGTCACGTGCTCGTCGACCTCGCCAAGATCAACTACATCGACTCGACGGGGATCGGCGAGCTGGTCGGCTACCTCGGCCGCTTCCGCGACCTCGACCGCAAGCTGATCCTGATCAATCCGTCGGAGCGGATCCGCCGCCTGCTCCACGTGGCGCAGCTCGACAGCCTGTTCCCGACCTACGACAGCCTCGAGGCGGCGCTCGCCGCCGAGCCCTAG
- a CDS encoding diguanylate cyclase, giving the protein MIRRAELRHAVVRRFLLLFLPVALLVVAGAGWILSEDSRARRESLRGRQANHLALLESLVELRLEPILGTIRHLAATPQIQVYLRHPGELERRPVEEEMAGLLSGQPSFDQLQWLDESACERIVVRREAGGIGAVAAAAASRCARDDADAIARLNPGQLYLAPLDLAVEDGQVIRPVRPVLRFALPLFDAEKVRRGTLVLSLLVEPLLAQLGRPFVAADERVLVANDRGFWLVGPRVGSEWGFRLPERVAETVGSAFPELWHAFSTREFGSVATRDGLFEFRKVRPAALARSGWSERAGGWGASGAEEAWWLVSWMPPSAVSAVRGSSTRLLLLALAAVLLVLAVAALGEARSTVARQRAERAVRRQLDLMERMGETIASPVFVKNREGRYTALNRAYEELLGVPRETLLGHTDRERVSDPEIATYERLDGEALAGSEGVRFETTVERPGLPPRRVEVHKRSFADESGRVLGLVGVVHDITGLREAQARLAASEARFRAMIEGSLDLIFVLGPQARLEYANPRAENAMGWPASEIVGRSAIEFVHPDDAGLARGMIRLMSEDRTARPRLEARLASRSGEWLDVEVWASPLESADGHFSFLVVAHDIRERRRVQRELAESRARLQRVLEHMPVMLSAVGEDGRYAVWNRECERVTGYSLEELADEKVGTSMARLFPDPVDLDRLRHEWAAREGEFRDWEMEIVCKDGSRKVTSWSSIARQFPIAGWRTWSIAADVTDRRRAEREKAAALETLQSWVGKLQKLNELDDLLHACRNLTEAYAVLEKSLPPLFAADAGQLFRPDAGSDTMTCVLTWGGLGSESLARTSCWGLRLGHPHLHGPETSSVACEHVERGSGNASICAPLLAQGELLGLLHLRKFIRSSATENAWSSELQLAQMVAGHLSLRIAALGLRETLEYRSTRDPLTGLFNRRYFEETLTREIHSSGRHRRPLAIVMVDIDRFKRINDTYGHAVGDVALREVASALQRGLRASDVPSRWGGEEFVLLLPEATVPPATHRAEELRRAVLALAADRVRGLPPELSVSAGVAVYPLHGETAEALLKAADQALYRAKANGRNRVETAE; this is encoded by the coding sequence GTGATCCGTCGAGCCGAGCTGCGCCACGCTGTCGTACGCCGCTTCCTGCTGCTGTTCCTTCCCGTTGCCCTGCTGGTGGTCGCCGGGGCCGGGTGGATCCTCTCGGAGGATTCGCGCGCCCGTCGCGAGTCGCTGCGGGGGCGACAGGCGAACCACCTCGCCCTGCTCGAGAGCCTCGTCGAGCTGCGACTCGAACCGATCCTCGGCACCATTCGCCACCTCGCCGCGACCCCGCAGATCCAGGTCTATCTCCGCCATCCTGGGGAGCTCGAGCGCCGGCCGGTCGAGGAGGAGATGGCCGGTTTGCTGTCCGGTCAGCCCTCGTTCGACCAACTCCAGTGGCTCGACGAGTCGGCATGCGAACGGATCGTCGTGCGTCGCGAGGCGGGGGGGATCGGCGCCGTCGCCGCGGCCGCTGCCTCCCGATGCGCACGCGACGACGCCGACGCGATCGCGCGGCTGAATCCGGGACAGCTCTACCTCGCGCCGCTCGACCTGGCGGTGGAGGACGGGCAGGTGATCCGGCCAGTGCGGCCAGTCCTGCGTTTCGCCCTGCCGCTCTTCGACGCCGAGAAGGTGCGGCGCGGGACGCTCGTGCTGAGCCTCCTCGTCGAGCCGCTCCTCGCCCAACTCGGCCGTCCGTTCGTCGCTGCCGACGAGCGCGTCCTGGTGGCCAACGATCGCGGCTTCTGGCTGGTCGGGCCGCGTGTGGGCAGCGAGTGGGGCTTCCGCCTTCCCGAGCGCGTGGCGGAGACGGTGGGCTCCGCCTTTCCCGAGCTCTGGCACGCCTTCTCGACGCGCGAGTTCGGTTCCGTCGCGACGCGGGACGGGCTCTTCGAGTTCCGCAAGGTCCGGCCGGCAGCGCTCGCCCGCTCCGGGTGGAGCGAGCGGGCGGGCGGTTGGGGGGCGAGCGGCGCCGAAGAGGCGTGGTGGCTGGTCTCGTGGATGCCGCCTTCCGCCGTCAGCGCCGTTCGCGGCAGCTCGACTCGACTTCTGCTCCTCGCGCTCGCGGCGGTGCTCCTCGTCCTCGCCGTGGCAGCGCTCGGCGAGGCGCGCTCGACGGTGGCCCGGCAGCGTGCCGAGCGGGCGGTGCGCCGTCAGCTCGACCTGATGGAGCGGATGGGCGAGACGATCGCCAGTCCCGTCTTCGTCAAGAACCGCGAAGGTCGCTACACGGCGCTCAATCGCGCCTACGAGGAGCTCCTGGGCGTCCCGCGCGAGACGCTCCTGGGCCACACCGACCGGGAGCGGGTGAGCGACCCCGAAATCGCCACCTACGAGCGGCTCGACGGCGAGGCGCTCGCTGGTTCCGAAGGGGTTCGGTTCGAAACGACGGTCGAACGGCCGGGGCTACCGCCGCGCCGGGTCGAGGTCCACAAGCGGTCGTTCGCCGACGAGAGCGGACGGGTGCTCGGCCTCGTCGGCGTCGTCCACGACATCACCGGCCTGCGGGAGGCGCAGGCTCGCCTGGCCGCGAGCGAGGCGCGTTTCCGCGCGATGATCGAGGGGAGCCTCGATCTCATCTTCGTGCTCGGTCCGCAGGCGCGGCTCGAGTACGCCAATCCGCGTGCCGAGAATGCGATGGGCTGGCCGGCGAGCGAGATCGTCGGTCGGTCGGCGATCGAGTTCGTCCATCCCGACGACGCAGGCCTGGCGCGCGGGATGATCCGCCTGATGAGCGAGGACCGAACGGCGCGGCCCCGACTCGAGGCGAGGCTCGCCAGTCGCTCGGGGGAGTGGCTGGACGTCGAGGTCTGGGCCTCGCCCCTCGAGTCCGCCGACGGGCATTTCTCGTTCCTGGTGGTGGCGCACGACATTCGCGAGCGCCGGCGGGTCCAGCGCGAGCTCGCCGAGTCCCGCGCTCGCCTGCAGCGCGTTCTCGAGCACATGCCGGTGATGCTCTCGGCGGTGGGCGAGGACGGCCGTTATGCGGTATGGAACCGCGAATGCGAGCGAGTCACCGGGTATTCGCTGGAAGAGCTGGCCGACGAGAAGGTTGGCACGTCGATGGCTCGCCTGTTCCCGGATCCAGTCGATCTCGACCGCTTGCGGCACGAATGGGCGGCGCGAGAAGGGGAGTTCCGCGATTGGGAGATGGAGATCGTCTGCAAGGACGGGAGTCGCAAGGTCACTTCCTGGTCAAGCATCGCACGGCAGTTCCCGATCGCGGGCTGGAGAACCTGGTCCATCGCCGCCGACGTCACCGACCGACGGCGCGCCGAGCGCGAGAAGGCGGCCGCGCTCGAGACGCTCCAGAGCTGGGTGGGAAAACTGCAGAAGCTCAACGAGCTCGACGATCTGCTCCACGCCTGCCGAAACCTCACCGAAGCGTATGCAGTGTTGGAGAAGTCGCTTCCGCCTCTCTTTGCCGCCGACGCCGGCCAGCTTTTCCGGCCAGATGCCGGCTCCGACACGATGACGTGCGTGCTCACCTGGGGGGGCCTCGGTTCGGAAAGCTTGGCGCGCACCAGCTGTTGGGGGCTCCGCCTCGGGCATCCCCACCTGCACGGGCCGGAGACCTCGAGCGTGGCTTGCGAGCACGTCGAGCGCGGGAGTGGGAACGCGAGCATCTGTGCACCGCTGCTGGCGCAGGGAGAGCTGCTGGGGCTCTTGCATCTGAGGAAGTTCATCCGTTCTTCGGCGACCGAGAACGCATGGTCCTCCGAGCTCCAGCTGGCGCAGATGGTGGCCGGGCACCTGAGCCTTCGCATCGCCGCACTTGGGCTGCGTGAAACCCTCGAGTACCGCTCGACCCGGGATCCGCTGACCGGTCTGTTCAACCGACGCTACTTCGAAGAGACGTTGACGCGTGAGATCCACAGCTCGGGGCGCCATCGTCGGCCGCTGGCGATCGTCATGGTCGACATCGATCGTTTCAAGCGCATCAACGACACTTACGGTCACGCCGTGGGGGACGTCGCGCTGCGGGAGGTGGCGTCGGCGCTGCAGCGGGGGCTGCGGGCTTCGGACGTACCTTCTCGTTGGGGTGGCGAGGAATTCGTCTTGCTCCTGCCCGAGGCGACCGTTCCGCCGGCCACCCATCGCGCCGAGGAGCTGCGGCGAGCGGTGCTCGCGCTCGCTGCCGACCGGGTGCGCGGGCTGCCGCCGGAGCTGTCGGTCTCGGCCGGCGTGGCCGTCTATCCGCTGCACGGCGAGACCGCGGAAGCTCTGCTCAAGGCCGCCGATCAGGCTCTCTACCGAGCCAAGGCCAACGGGCGGAATCGCGTCGAGACCGCCGAGTAG
- a CDS encoding D-alanine--D-alanine ligase, giving the protein MSRVIVLTGGSTPERDVALAGAAQVVGALRDRGHEVAVADTVEGVLDEGGENRLLATAVRSEPPTPAELERLAERENLPSLLKTSAFGRADLVFLVLHGRQGEGGEVQTLLEMAGLRYTGSGPVGSALAMDKEVAKRLFRDGGIPTPDWAMLPATDADLAALGLPLIVKPLAAGSTVGLSVVRALADLPAAIATAAEVDPEVMAERFLPGREFSVGVLGDRALGVGEIVPQHEIFDYECKYTPGMSQEIFPAAIPDGLTERMRALALAAHRCLKLRDFSRVDFRLDEAGAPHVLEANTLPGMTRTSLMPQSARVLGLDFADLCEAIVRQAMSRPVH; this is encoded by the coding sequence ATGAGCCGCGTCATCGTTCTCACCGGTGGATCGACTCCGGAGCGCGACGTCGCGCTCGCCGGTGCCGCCCAGGTCGTCGGAGCGCTGCGGGACCGCGGCCACGAGGTCGCGGTGGCCGATACGGTGGAAGGCGTGCTCGACGAGGGCGGCGAGAACCGGTTGCTCGCCACGGCGGTCCGGAGCGAGCCCCCCACCCCCGCCGAGCTCGAGCGCCTCGCCGAGCGCGAGAACCTGCCGAGCCTGCTCAAGACCTCCGCCTTCGGTCGGGCGGACCTCGTCTTCCTGGTGCTCCATGGGCGCCAGGGCGAGGGCGGCGAAGTGCAGACGCTCCTCGAGATGGCCGGCCTGCGCTACACCGGGTCCGGCCCGGTGGGAAGCGCCCTGGCCATGGACAAGGAGGTCGCCAAGCGCCTCTTCCGCGACGGCGGGATTCCCACGCCCGATTGGGCGATGCTGCCGGCGACCGATGCGGACCTCGCGGCGCTCGGGCTCCCGCTGATCGTCAAGCCGCTCGCCGCGGGCTCCACCGTCGGTCTCTCGGTGGTCCGCGCCCTCGCCGACCTGCCAGCGGCGATCGCCACGGCGGCCGAAGTGGATCCCGAGGTGATGGCCGAACGGTTCCTGCCGGGACGAGAGTTCAGTGTCGGTGTGCTCGGCGACCGCGCCCTCGGCGTCGGCGAGATCGTGCCGCAGCACGAGATCTTCGATTACGAGTGCAAGTACACCCCGGGCATGTCGCAGGAGATCTTCCCGGCGGCGATCCCCGACGGCCTCACGGAGCGGATGCGTGCGCTGGCGCTCGCCGCCCACCGCTGCCTCAAGCTGCGCGACTTCTCGCGCGTCGACTTCCGGCTCGACGAGGCCGGGGCCCCGCACGTGCTCGAGGCGAACACCTTGCCGGGGATGACGCGGACGAGCCTCATGCCGCAGTCTGCCCGGGTGCTCGGCCTCGACTTCGCCGACCTGTGCGAGGCGATCGTGCGACAGGCGATGAGTCGACCGGTCCACTGA
- a CDS encoding RNA polymerase sigma factor, with translation MPATRPPASRSPDPALLDAAEERELLAALAGGDRRAAERLAEATYRQTWAVLVRLCGGDLDLAADLTQETYRKAWESIGRFRGGARLATWLFRIAYTTFVNHKRRPIRLVPLADGFDDLMADGEPSSEELFSGEEQGRRLRRAVLDLDDTLRFAVTARYWAELPVEEIARLEGVTAMGVRKRLARAFQTLAAALKEPKS, from the coding sequence ATGCCAGCGACCCGACCCCCGGCCAGCCGGAGCCCCGATCCGGCCCTTCTCGACGCTGCCGAGGAGCGCGAGCTGCTCGCCGCGCTTGCCGGCGGCGATCGCCGCGCCGCCGAGCGCCTCGCCGAAGCCACCTATCGCCAGACCTGGGCGGTGTTGGTGCGACTCTGCGGCGGCGACCTCGATCTCGCCGCCGACCTGACCCAGGAGACCTATCGCAAGGCCTGGGAGTCGATCGGCCGCTTCCGCGGTGGGGCGCGGCTCGCCACCTGGCTCTTCCGCATCGCCTATACCACCTTCGTCAACCACAAGCGGCGTCCGATACGCCTGGTGCCGCTCGCCGACGGTTTCGACGACCTGATGGCGGACGGCGAGCCGTCGAGCGAGGAGTTGTTTTCGGGCGAGGAGCAAGGCCGGAGGCTGCGCCGGGCCGTTCTGGACTTGGACGACACGCTGCGCTTCGCCGTCACCGCGCGCTACTGGGCCGAATTGCCCGTCGAGGAGATCGCCCGCCTCGAAGGGGTCACCGCGATGGGCGTCCGCAAGCGGTTGGCTCGCGCCTTCCAGACGCTCGCCGCCGCGCTGAAGGAGCCGAAGTCATGA
- a CDS encoding asparaginase — MFAPVARLVRNQLSESWHLGAAAVARPGGELVARIGDPQLPVYLRSSAKPFQIQPLLAADGEMRFALDDADLALICASHSGTEEHAARALSLLERGGFTVADLLCGAHPPLDPEVAAALAARGPVAGTPTPLHNNCSGKHAGMLLACRALGLPTADYIDLAHPLQRQILAVLTAVTGLEEREIQAGVDGCSAPAFYLSLAAGARAYAALADPPAAGLREPLARGLARAAEAMTAVPEMVAGPRRFTTALMRETGGRILGKEGAEGVYGLAIRGPVALGVLLKIADGGERARDAVVLELLAQLGAVSGEELERLAAFRRLPQRNHRGILVGTIEPDLELEPPQ, encoded by the coding sequence ATGTTCGCGCCGGTCGCCCGGCTCGTCCGCAACCAGCTCTCCGAGTCGTGGCATCTCGGCGCCGCCGCCGTGGCGCGACCTGGCGGCGAGCTCGTCGCCCGGATCGGCGACCCGCAGCTTCCGGTCTACCTCCGTTCGTCGGCCAAGCCGTTCCAGATCCAGCCGCTGCTCGCCGCGGACGGGGAAATGCGCTTCGCTCTCGACGACGCCGACCTCGCGCTGATCTGTGCCTCTCACAGCGGCACGGAGGAGCACGCGGCGCGCGCGCTGTCACTGCTCGAACGCGGCGGGTTCACCGTCGCCGACCTGCTCTGCGGAGCCCATCCGCCGCTCGACCCGGAAGTGGCTGCGGCGCTTGCCGCGCGCGGCCCGGTCGCCGGGACGCCGACGCCGCTCCACAACAACTGCTCGGGCAAGCACGCCGGCATGTTGCTCGCCTGTCGAGCCCTCGGGCTGCCAACCGCCGACTACATCGATCTCGCACACCCGCTGCAGCGGCAGATCCTCGCGGTGCTCACCGCCGTGACCGGGCTCGAGGAGCGTGAGATCCAGGCGGGCGTCGACGGCTGCAGCGCCCCGGCCTTCTACCTGAGCCTCGCGGCAGGAGCGCGGGCTTACGCGGCGCTCGCCGATCCTCCGGCGGCGGGTCTGCGGGAACCTCTCGCGCGCGGCCTGGCGCGGGCCGCCGAGGCGATGACCGCGGTGCCGGAGATGGTCGCCGGGCCGCGGCGGTTCACCACCGCGCTGATGCGCGAGACCGGCGGGCGGATCCTCGGCAAGGAGGGTGCGGAGGGGGTCTACGGCCTGGCGATCCGCGGACCGGTGGCCCTCGGCGTGCTGCTGAAGATCGCCGACGGCGGCGAACGTGCCCGCGACGCCGTCGTGCTTGAGCTGCTGGCCCAGCTCGGGGCGGTGTCGGGCGAGGAGCTCGAGCGGTTGGCGGCGTTCCGTCGCCTGCCGCAGCGCAACCATCGGGGGATCCTCGTGGGCACGATCGAACCCGACCTCGAGCTCGAGCCTCCCCAGTGA
- a CDS encoding FAD-binding protein, with amino-acid sequence MSESSDSFSIAAGVQALARHFGELVSLEEGERRAFETDFGRWRTQVPAAVARCRTAAEVAAVVRFCREHRLPIAPRSQGHTQSGQSLTAGVLIDSAAMNRILAIDEAGGWADCEAGVVWRDLVVEATGRGLIPPVLTNNLSVTVAGTTSVAGLGVASFRHGTQADNALEIECVTGDGEIHRCSREREPELFDMVRCSLGQIGVITRVRTRLRPVEPRVRLYTLVYDDLGRFMDDARRVMDPADSTFATLGGICSPAPMGFRRIGEGMELGKGMIGYGLWLYPMYLTVEYAPGAEPNDREVLSGLSPWRHVQTQDMTALEFARRMEPMFEAWKLSGYWDQPHPWMEVTLPWEVAREYIETVLANLPPGALGPGGHVLLWPARTVTSSVPLFKHPGGEVVLGWGILGSVVPSKLDEMLAQLDMASELAIAYGGKRYLSGYVTFDTPERWAAHYGETWSRLCAAKRRWDPDHLLAPGFIRYA; translated from the coding sequence ATGAGCGAATCTTCCGACTCCTTTTCGATCGCCGCCGGCGTTCAAGCCCTGGCGCGCCACTTCGGCGAGCTCGTCTCGCTCGAGGAGGGCGAACGGCGAGCCTTCGAAACCGATTTCGGTCGCTGGCGAACCCAGGTGCCGGCGGCGGTGGCGCGCTGTCGCACGGCTGCCGAGGTGGCCGCCGTCGTCCGCTTCTGCCGCGAACACCGCCTGCCGATCGCGCCGCGCAGTCAGGGGCACACCCAGAGCGGCCAGTCGCTCACCGCCGGCGTGTTGATCGACAGCGCAGCGATGAACCGCATCCTCGCCATCGACGAGGCGGGCGGGTGGGCCGACTGCGAGGCCGGTGTGGTGTGGCGCGACCTGGTCGTCGAAGCGACCGGGCGCGGCCTGATCCCGCCGGTGCTGACGAACAACCTCAGTGTCACGGTCGCCGGCACGACCTCGGTCGCCGGGCTCGGCGTGGCGTCGTTCCGGCACGGCACGCAGGCCGACAACGCGCTCGAGATCGAGTGCGTCACCGGCGACGGCGAGATCCACCGCTGCTCGCGCGAGCGCGAGCCCGAGCTCTTCGACATGGTGCGTTGCAGCCTCGGACAGATCGGCGTCATCACTCGCGTTCGCACCCGCCTCCGCCCGGTCGAGCCGCGCGTCCGCCTCTACACCCTCGTCTACGACGATCTCGGGCGCTTCATGGACGACGCGCGGCGCGTCATGGACCCGGCCGACTCGACGTTCGCCACGCTCGGCGGCATCTGCTCGCCCGCGCCGATGGGCTTCCGCCGCATCGGCGAGGGGATGGAGCTCGGCAAGGGGATGATCGGCTACGGGCTCTGGCTGTATCCGATGTACCTCACGGTCGAGTACGCGCCGGGCGCCGAGCCGAACGACCGCGAGGTCCTGTCGGGGCTCTCGCCGTGGCGCCACGTCCAGACGCAGGACATGACCGCCCTCGAGTTCGCCCGCCGGATGGAGCCGATGTTCGAGGCGTGGAAGCTCTCGGGCTACTGGGACCAGCCTCACCCCTGGATGGAGGTGACGCTGCCCTGGGAGGTCGCTCGCGAGTACATCGAGACGGTGCTCGCCAACCTGCCTCCGGGGGCGCTCGGGCCGGGCGGTCACGTGCTGCTCTGGCCGGCACGCACGGTGACTTCGAGCGTGCCGCTGTTCAAGCACCCGGGGGGCGAGGTCGTGCTCGGCTGGGGGATCCTCGGTTCGGTGGTGCCGTCCAAGCTCGACGAGATGCTGGCGCAGCTCGACATGGCCTCCGAGCTCGCCATCGCCTATGGCGGGAAGCGCTATCTTTCGGGATACGTGACCTTCGACACCCCGGAGCGCTGGGCCGCCCACTACGGAGAGACCTGGTCGCGCCTCTGTGCGGCGAAGCGCCGCTGGGACCCAGACCACCTGCTCGCCCCCGGCTTCATCCGCTACGCATGA
- a CDS encoding von Willebrand factor type A domain-containing protein, producing MNPLPRPSREELERELAATSVPPPPPDLLDRIRREIPENLPAVAGGSVARFPARRSPIRRFLPLAATLALAVSGTYVAVRVARERSIAPRPAARELVPVDTIEPARAQSAAAPAAPAEPKPETLSARPASSPRALPVPVAAGATNLAEKSAELGAVAPSRVASTVLTPREERQAPASRVAAASPAVPPRADDGAGATVTSAAGGRAEGGLDRGVEAGVEGGVEGGVEGGVPGGVVGGAPGGVAGGSPGGVVAAPAVGRALREERRNEIVAPVEVPAAAGRADAFRANEAPSTGGTAEPNDQPVGDMFFRATGVNPFIDTEDDRFSTFGLDVDTGSYTLARTYLDGGHLPPPEAIRVEEFVNAFDYPERADRRRDFTVHAEGAPSPFARGERVRLVRFHVQTRPIAEQDRRPADLIFVVDVSGSMGRDDRLGLVRQALGLLLGRLREDDRVGLVVYGTRGRVLLAPTGDHAAVRRALSQLVPEGSTNAEEGLRLAYDLAAESFRRGAVRRLILCSDGVANVGATGPESILARIGAAAREGVELSSFGFGMGNYNDALLEQLADQGNGRYAYVDDLAEAERLFVEQAAATVPTVARDAKAQVEWNPRTVERYRLLGYENRDIADERFRDDRVDAGEIGAGHAVTALYEIKLRDGASSWLGGERLATLRLRYREAASGAVRESAYDLERGAIAARWNDSSTNLRLAAVAAELAERLKGSIWRKEAPFATLLAEARSLARERPEARDLARLVERAAALAGPDRREVEPGGGDDPPPSDAHRLAPRDEGQGGPGER from the coding sequence ATGAACCCCCTTCCACGTCCGTCCCGGGAAGAGCTCGAGCGCGAGCTCGCGGCGACTTCCGTGCCGCCGCCGCCGCCCGATCTGCTCGACCGCATCCGTCGCGAGATCCCCGAGAACCTGCCGGCGGTTGCCGGCGGCTCGGTCGCGCGATTTCCCGCTCGCCGCTCGCCGATTCGTCGCTTCCTGCCGCTCGCCGCGACGCTCGCCCTGGCTGTCAGCGGCACCTACGTTGCCGTGCGCGTCGCGCGGGAGCGGTCGATCGCGCCGCGCCCCGCGGCTCGTGAGCTCGTGCCGGTCGACACGATCGAGCCCGCACGCGCCCAGTCCGCGGCAGCCCCGGCCGCGCCGGCGGAACCGAAGCCGGAGACCTTGAGCGCCCGCCCGGCTTCGTCGCCGCGAGCGCTGCCGGTCCCGGTCGCGGCGGGGGCGACCAACCTCGCCGAGAAGTCTGCCGAGCTCGGCGCCGTGGCCCCGTCGCGCGTCGCTTCGACGGTTCTTACGCCTCGAGAAGAGCGTCAGGCGCCAGCGAGCCGGGTGGCGGCGGCGTCCCCGGCCGTGCCTCCTCGCGCCGACGACGGCGCCGGGGCGACCGTCACCTCCGCGGCCGGCGGCCGTGCCGAAGGCGGACTGGATCGAGGTGTCGAGGCAGGAGTCGAGGGAGGTGTCGAAGGAGGTGTCGAGGGTGGCGTCCCGGGCGGCGTGGTTGGCGGAGCTCCCGGTGGCGTCGCCGGTGGCTCCCCAGGTGGGGTGGTGGCCGCTCCGGCGGTCGGTCGGGCGCTCCGCGAGGAGCGTCGGAACGAGATCGTCGCGCCGGTCGAGGTCCCTGCTGCTGCAGGGAGAGCCGATGCGTTCCGGGCGAACGAAGCGCCGTCGACGGGAGGAACCGCCGAGCCGAACGACCAGCCGGTCGGCGACATGTTCTTCCGTGCGACCGGGGTCAATCCGTTCATCGACACGGAAGACGATCGCTTCTCGACCTTCGGGCTGGACGTCGACACCGGCTCCTACACGTTGGCGCGGACCTACCTCGACGGCGGTCATCTGCCGCCGCCCGAGGCGATCCGCGTCGAGGAGTTCGTCAACGCCTTCGACTATCCCGAGCGAGCCGACCGCCGGCGCGACTTCACCGTCCACGCCGAAGGCGCCCCGTCACCGTTCGCTCGCGGCGAGCGCGTACGGCTCGTCCGTTTCCACGTGCAGACGCGGCCGATCGCCGAACAGGACCGGCGTCCCGCCGACCTGATCTTCGTCGTCGACGTCTCCGGCTCGATGGGGCGCGACGACCGGCTCGGGCTCGTTCGCCAGGCGCTCGGCCTGCTGCTCGGCCGGCTGCGCGAAGACGATCGCGTCGGACTGGTGGTCTACGGTACCCGCGGCCGCGTGCTGCTCGCGCCGACGGGAGACCACGCGGCGGTGCGTCGCGCCCTCTCCCAGCTCGTGCCGGAGGGGTCGACGAACGCCGAGGAGGGGTTGCGTCTCGCCTACGACCTCGCCGCCGAGTCGTTCCGCCGCGGCGCCGTGCGCCGCCTCATCCTCTGTTCCGACGGCGTTGCCAACGTCGGGGCGACCGGTCCCGAGTCGATCCTGGCGCGCATCGGTGCGGCGGCGCGCGAGGGCGTCGAGCTGTCGAGCTTCGGCTTCGGCATGGGCAACTACAACGACGCGTTGCTCGAGCAGCTCGCCGATCAGGGCAACGGCCGCTACGCCTATGTCGACGACCTTGCCGAAGCGGAGCGGCTCTTCGTCGAGCAGGCGGCGGCGACCGTGCCGACGGTGGCGCGCGATGCCAAGGCGCAGGTGGAGTGGAACCCGCGGACCGTTGAGCGCTACCGCCTGCTCGGCTACGAGAATCGCGACATCGCCGACGAGCGTTTCCGCGACGACCGGGTCGACGCCGGCGAGATTGGCGCCGGCCATGCGGTGACCGCGCTCTACGAGATCAAGTTGCGCGACGGGGCCAGCTCCTGGCTCGGCGGCGAGCGCCTGGCGACGTTGCGACTGCGCTATCGCGAGGCGGCGAGCGGGGCGGTGCGCGAGAGCGCCTACGACCTCGAGCGCGGTGCGATCGCCGCGCGCTGGAACGATTCGTCGACCAACCTGCGTCTCGCCGCCGTCGCCGCCGAGCTCGCCGAGCGGCTGAAGGGCTCGATCTGGCGCAAGGAGGCGCCGTTCGCGACGCTCCTCGCCGAGGCCCGGTCGCTTGCCCGCGAGCGTCCGGAGGCGCGCGACCTCGCGCGCCTGGTCGAGCGGGCGGCGGCGCTGGCGGGGCCGGATCGCCGCGAGGTCGAGCCGGGCGGTGGCGACGATCCGCCGCCAAGCGACGCCCATCGCCTCGCTCCGCGCGACGAGGGGCAGGGAGGTCCGGGCGAGCGCTAG